A single window of Dermochelys coriacea isolate rDerCor1 chromosome 14, rDerCor1.pri.v4, whole genome shotgun sequence DNA harbors:
- the LOC119843145 gene encoding GTP-binding protein Rhes-like, which yields MSLAVKEKNHVRLVFLGAAGVGKTALIRRFLLDTFEPKHRRTVEELHSKEYEVSGATIKVEILDTSGSYSFPAMRKLSIQNSDAFALVYAVDDTESFESIKSLREEILEVKEDKFPPIVVVGNKAEANRERQVLTEDALSLVELDWNNCFLEASAKENENVVEVFRELLQQVNLPSRLSPALRRRRETFPKENALRPPMNKTNSCTVC from the coding sequence ATGTCCCTGGCAGTGAAGGAGAAGAACCACGTGCGTCTGGTCTTCCTGGGTGCGGCAGGCGTGGGCAAGACGGCCCTGATCCGCCGCTTCCTGCTGGACACTTTTGAGCCCAAGCACCGGCGGACAGTGGAAGAGCTGCACAGCAAGGAGTACGAGGTGAGCGGGGCCACCATCAAGGTAGAGATCCTGGACACCAGTGGCAGCTACTCCTTCCCGGCCATGCGCAAGCTGTCCATCCAGAACAGTGATGCCTTTGCCCTGGTCTATGCAGTGGATGACACAGAGTCCTTCGAGAGCATCAAGAGCCTGCGGGAGGAGATCCTGGAGGTGAAGGAAGACAAGTTTCCCCCCATCGTGGTGGTGGGCAACAAGGCGGAGGCCAACAGAGAGAGACAGGTGCTGACTGAGGATGCCCTGTCTCTGGTGGAGCTGGACTGGAACAACTGCTTCCTGGAAGCATCGGCCAAGGAAAATGAGAATGTGGTGGAAGTCTTCcgggagctgctgcagcaagtCAACCTGCCCAGCCGGCTCAGCCCGGCACTGCGCAGGAGGAGGGAGACCTTCCCAAAGGAGAACGCACTCAGACCACCCATGAACAAGACCAACAGCTGCACTGTTTGCtga